ggaatggagggagggagagagagtagaagggTAGGTAGGtatggagggggggagagagagtagaagggtaggtaggtatggagggagggagagtagaagggtaggtatggagggagggagagtagaagggtaggtaggtatggagggagggagggagagtagaagggtaggtatggagggagggagggagagtagaagggtaggtaggtatggagggagggagggagagtagaagggtaggtaggtatggagggagggagagtagaagggtaggtatggagggagagagagtagaagggtaggtaggtatggagggagagagagtagaagggTAGGTAGGTATGGAGGGGGGAGAGTAGAAGGGTAggtaggtatggagggagggagagagagtagaagggtaggtaggtatggagggagagagagagagtagatgggtaggtatggagggagtgagagtAGACGGGTAggtaggtatggagggagggagagtagaagggtaggtaggtatggagggagggagagtagaagggtaggtaggtatggagggagggagagtagaagggtaggtaggtatggagggagggagagtagaagggtaggtatggagggagggagggagacgagaaGGGTAggtaggtatggagggagggagggagacgagaaGGGTAggtaggtatggagggagggagggagagtagaagggtaggtaggtatggagggagagtagaagggtaggtatggagggagggagggagagtagaagggtaggtaggtatggagggagggagagtagaagggtaggtaggtatggagggagggagggagagtagaagggtaggtatggagggagggagggagggagagtagaagggtaggtagggagggagggagggagagtagaagggtaggtaggtatggagggagggagagtgagtagAAGGGTAggtaggtatggagggagggagagtgagtagAAGGGTAggtaggtatggagggagggagagtgagtagAAGGGTAGATATTGACTGGGCTAAATGTATGACTCTCACACACGACTCTGTcaacatgttttgttttgttggtctgtGTTTAAGCAACCAAGTAAACATTTCTCCTGCCTCATCAATTACACTTGAAATACAAACATtctaatatacacacacaactacaccacacacactaactGGTATAACACACGCCCcatatttataaactgggtggttgtagccctaaatgctgattggctgacagctgtggtatatcagaccgtaaacCATGGGTATGgcgaaacatttatttttactgctctaattacgttggtaaccaatggcaataaggcacctcgggggtttgtggaccccttgactttttcctcatattgttacgttacagtcttattctaaaatggattaaaaacaattgtttcccctcaatctacacataataccccataatgaggaATCATAAACaggtttttatgtttttttttatgccaATGTGTTAGTTTATTATTAtcacatgtacataagtattcagaccctttactcagtactctgttgaaggacctttggcagtgattacagccttgagtcttcttgggtatgacgctacaagcttggcacacctgtatttggggagtttctcccattcttctctgcagatcctctcaagctcgtgtcaggttggatggggtgcgtTGCTGCCCATCCAACCTGTGCctcgacattcagagacttgtcccaaagccactcatgcattgtcttggctgtgtgcttagggtcattgtcctgttggaaggtgaaccttcacctcagtcagGTCCTGAGCTCTTTGGagtatgttttcatcaaggatctctctgtactttgctccgttcctctttgcctcgatcctgactagtctcctagtccctgccactggaaaacatcccacagcatgatgccgccaccaccatgcttcaccgtagggatggtgccaggtttcctccagacatgacacttggcattcaggccaaagagttcaatcttggtttcatcagaccagagaatattgtttctcagtcctttaggtgcctccaagagggctgtcgtgtgccttttactgaggagtggcttccatctggccagtctaccataaaggcctgattggtggagtgctgcagagatggttgtccttctggaaggttctcccatcgcacagaggaactctagagctctgtggTCGTtaccattgtgttcttggtcacctccctgaccaaggcccttctaccacgattgctcagtttggtcagatcgccagctctaggaagagtcttggtggttccaaacttcttccattttagaatgatggaggccactgtgttcttggggaccttcaatgctgcagaaatgttttggtacacttccctagatctgtgcctcgacagaatcctgtctcggagctctacggacaattccttcgacctcatggcttggtttttgctctgacgtgtactgtcaactgtgggaacttacagtggggcaaaaaagtgttgtcagccaccaattgtgcaagttctcccacttaaaaagatgagagaggcctgtaattttcatcataggtacacttcaactatgacagacaaaatgagaaaagaaaatcacattgtaggattttttatgaatttatttgcaaattatggtggtaaataagtatttggtcaataacaaaagtttatctcaatactttgttatataccctttgttggcaatgacaaacgttttctgtaagtcttcacaaggttttcacacactgttgctggtattttggcccattccttcatgcagatcacctctagagcagtgatgttttggggctgttgctgggcaacacggactttcaattccctccaaagattgtctatggggttgagatctggagactggctaggccactccaggaccttgaaatgcttcttacgaagccactccttcgttgcctgggcggtgtgtttgggatcattgtcatgctgaaagtcacagccacgtttcatcttcaatgcccttgctgatggaaggaggttttcattcaaaatctcacgatacatggccccattcattctttcctttacacggatcagtcgtcctggtccctttgcagaaaaacagccccaaagcatgatgtttccacccccatgcttcacagtaggtatggtgttctttggatgcaactcggcattctttgtcctccaaacacgacgagttgagtttttaccaaaaagttatattttagtttcatctgaccatatgacattctcccaatcttcttctggatcatccaaatgctctctagcaaacttcagacgggcctggacatgtactggcttaagcagggggacacgtctggcactgcaggatttgagtccctggcggcgtagtgtgttactgatggtaggctttgttactttggtcccagctctctgcaggtcattcactaggtccccctgtgtggttctgggatttttgctcaccgtgagatcttgcgtggagccccaaattgagggagattatcagtggtcttgtatgtcttcaatttcctaataattgctcccacagttgatttcttcaaaccaagctgcttacctattgcagattcagtcttcccagcctggtgcaggtctacaattttgtttctggtgtccattgacagctctttggtcttggccatagtggagtttggagtgtgactgtttgaggttgtggacaggtgtcttttatactgataacaagtccaaacaggtgccattaatacaggtaacgagtggaggacagagtagCCTCTTAaaaaagttacaggtctgtgagagccagaaaagtgtacatatgatgaaaattacaggcctctcatctttttaagtgggagaacttgcacaattggtggctgactaaatacttttttgccccaatgtatatagacaggtgtgcctttccaaatcatgtccaatcagtttaatttaccacaggtgtactccaatcaagttgtagaaacatctcaaggatgatcaatgaaaacaggatgcacctgagtttaatttcgagtctcatagcaaagggtctgaatacttatgtaaataaggtatttgtttgcAGTAAATACataacctgtttttactttgtcattatagggtattgtgtgtagtagaTTGGtgaattttttttcttcatttaattaatttttagaataaggctgtaacataatgtaGAAAAAGTGAAGCGGTcagaatactttacgaatgcactatATTTAAAGGAAAACGCTACccaaaaactatcttttggtatttatttaatttgtCCACTGTTGATAAAGtcccaaaaaatgttttgcagTTCAGCAATCAGGTTTTGTCTTGAAAAAGGAAAActgtcagcaatcaagttaaCTGTGAATAAAAGGACTGTTTGGGAGAGTCAACGAGAGTTTTGCGGTGTCATGTTACACTCAGGCTGTTGACTAGTTAGACAGGTTTAGAGATACTCTAGGAAAATGTGTATATATCGTAGGAGTATTCTCCACCTGTACGGTTATTTTCTCCTTTTTGTTAGCTCAGGCAAATGTTTGTCCATAGTGAAATGTACTGGAATAGTGACCTTTGGAATGCACTTGCTTACTGATCTTACTCTccatctgtgtctctgttctcctcAGGTCTCCTCCTTCTGCACTGAGGCCCTGACCATATGCAACTCCCTTCTCCACCCCCGCACCCCATCCCTCTGcctccccctgccccccctcaCCCTCAAACCCAGCCCTGCCActtccctcctcaccccttcccAGGCCTCCAGCCTCACCCTCCCCACTCTCCTCGGAGGGCCCTTCCCAGGCCGACACTCACTCGGCCTAGGGCACACACTCCTAGGTTCCCTGGACAACCACCTGTCTCTGGTTCCTCCGGGGCTCTCTGGCCAGGGCTCTACCCCAGGAGACCTGCTCCTTTCCCCCCATCAGGGCGAGCTGGCAGGGCTGGGGCTCTCAGAGGGCCAGAGACCCGTCTTCATCCGTTACGACAAAGAGGAAGCGGAGGATGTGGAGATTTCACTGGAGAGTGACTCAGACGATAGTGTTGTCATCTTCCCACGGGGGATGCTGATGTTAGAGAACCAAGATGGCATCAGCACCGTGGCCACTCTCCCCGTGTCTTCCTTAGTACCAGGTGGGGTCACTCTCCCCGTACCCGGTCCAGGGGACGACCCAGGCGGTgacatctccctccccctcgccAATGACCTcccttccacctccctccctcaccctctcctcccctcctcctccgctCCTAACTCCATCAACTCATTCCCTCCAGCTCCACTAGCCTCTCTGGTTCCACCCCTCAACTCCACCGGCGTGACCCAGCTCGGTGCTCCCTCTGTGGGGCTAGGAGTTGGGGCTGACTCCCTCCCTGGAGCCCAGCTCCAGCAGATGTTGCTTCAGGGCCAATCACCAGTCCCAGGTCAGCCCACGCCACTGGGTCTCCCCATACAGGTAAAATCAcaaagaaatgtgagttatagatatcTCATTAAAAGCAAGTCTGTGAAGTGGTAGaactgttctatgtgcactatttctatgcttcccccCTTGAGTTTCGTTTTACGTccggttttgtacaccagatttaaatagctgaaaatactatattttgggTTATTTAAAAGATATGTGGTACAATGGTTCTCTACACTATGCATTGCTTGTTTCACAACATGATCCGACAGATGTTTTTAAAGTGTTCTACCTCTGTCTACAGATGCTCCAGAACCAGCTGGCTCAGCCCAGCAGAGCCCTACAGCAGCAACAGGCCAGTGAGGAAGATCATTCTGTTATTAATATCAACAGCtctgatgaggaagaggaggaggatgaagagatggaggatgaggatgagctgggagaggaggaggatgaggaggggttggaggatgaagaagaggaggaagaagggagCGATTTCCCCGATGAAGAAGAAGAGTTTTATGGAGAAGAGTTTGATGActatgaggaggaagagggggaggaggaagaagaggaggaggaagaggaggaagaggagggagagatcagGCCGTTGgacagagaagggaggagaggaggaatggggagggaggaaggagaggtgctCAGAGAAGTgccggaggatggagggatgggtggattctgtgtggagggagagatggaaggaggtatAGAGGAGCTGGGGACAAACAGAAGGGTGTACGGGGAAGAAGGGGTGAAGGCTCAGGAGGTAGAGAGCATTGGTGtgctggaggaagagagggaaggagaggaggatgacgCTGATGGAATGAACGACCCGACAATGCCTCAGATTCTCTGTGTGACGGGCGGAGCtctggaagagagggaggagctaGGGGAGGGGCATGGGCAGGAAGTGGGGTCATGTGAGCAGCAGGGAGCTGATCGTCCAGAGGCAACGCCCTCTTCTGAAGGCCCCACCCCTCAACACAAACAGGAGGCAGAGCCTGCACAGGAAGTGAGGGTGGGCGGCAGCGACCAGCCATCCAATCAGGGAGAAGAACCAGCAAAACAGGGCGGGGACTCTGCTAAAGAGGAAGTTAAGCCATCAGCCGCTCTGAtcgagacagagggggaggagcctgaacgagagaaaggaggagaagagggagaggaggatggagaagaggatgtgagagggatgaagaggaagagggagggagaggaggaaggaacaGGACAGGGCACAGAGAAGAAAAAGGTAAGAACTCTTTCTCAGACCATCTTTAACCATTCACATTCCAAGCCTTTTAGCTGATTTTACAACACATTTTCTGGTGAGTGACTTCCTTGGACATGGTTTGTGTGTAGATACAGTGAGCTCCGTAAGTCTTGGGACAgtgaatgttttttttgtctcTGTACTCCTGCACTTTGAAATTAtataatgactatgaggttaaagtgcagactgtcagattTAATTGGAGGTTAATTGGATGCTCctatgattacggataatcctgaatgaatcgtgaataatggtTCTTGTAATGGTGACAGGTTAGCATGTCGTGGgcgtatgatatttgtgcatctaactttctcactcatcgttATTCACGGTTCATTCAGGACAATCTGTAGTTATcgtagcatccacattaacgtAGGAGTGTTTAGAAatctattctattcttatttacaataaaagtgactccaaattGACACAATACATAATTTACcgttcatttctattgggcacaaaataatctgaaacacaaccaaaacaaacagcaaatgtatctaacaagtttgtagagtcacaagcttgatgtatcATTGCATGCtctgaatatgggaccaaatactaaaatTTTGACAACGTTAATAAACAGAAGTGAATTTATCCCAATATTTTTGGTCCCCTACAATGGGACCaggtacaaaaagtgctgtaatttctaaacagttcacccgttatggatgaaaataccctcaattAAAACTGACAGCACTTTAACCTcaagtcattgtatcatttcaaatccagaGTACAAAACAAcaactgtccctgtcccagtttTGGAGCTCACGGTATACCAAGTATCTGTTTTAAGATACGAAATGATAGTTAATGACTGTTGTCCGGTTCCTTAGCCACAGAATAGTGTAAATCTAACCTCTgtttctgttttctctctgtctctctctctctgtctatctccctctctctgtctctctgtctctctgtctctctgtctctgtctctctgtctctctgtctctctgtctctctctgtctctctgtctctctctgtctctctgtctctctgtctctctgtctctgtctctctctgtctctctctctgtctctctctctgtctctctgtctctctctgtctctctctgtctctctgtctctctgtctctctgtctctctgtctctctgtctctctgtctctctctgtctctctgtctctctgtctctctctgtctctctgtctctctctgtctctctgtctctctgtctctctgtctctctgtctctctctgtctctctgtctctgtctctctgtctctctctctctgtctctctctctctgtctctctgtctctctgtctctctgtgtctctgtgtctctgtctctctctctctgtctctgtctctctctctctctgtctctctgtctctctgtctctttctctttctctctctctctctctctctctgtctctctctctctctctgtctctctgtctctctgtctctctgtctctctgtctctctgtctctctgtctctctgtctctctgtctctctgtctctctctctctctctgtctctctgtctctctgtctctctgtctctctgtctctctgtctctctgtctctctgtctctctgtctctctgtctctctgtctctgtctcgtctgtctctctgtctctctgtctctctgtctctctgtctctctgtctctctctctctgtctctctgtctctctctctctgtctcgtctgtctctctgtctctctgtctctctgtctctctgtctcgtctgtctctctgtctctctctctctgtctctctgtctctctgtctctctgtctcgtctgtctctctgtctctctgtctctctgtctctctctctctgtctctctgtctctctgtctcgtctgtctctctgtctctctgtctctctgtctctctctctctgtctctctgtctctctctctctgtctcgtctgtctctctgtctctctgtctctctgtctctctgtctcgtctgtctctctgtctctctctctctgtctctctgtctctctgtctctctgtctcgtctgtctctctgtctctctgtctctctgtctctctgtctctctgtctctctgtctctctgtctctctgtctctctctgtctctctgtctctctctgtctctctctgtctctctctgtctctctgtctctctgtctctctgtctctctgtctctgtctctctgtctcgtctttctctctcacactcactcagtTGGATGAAGAAGTCATGGCGTCCATGTTGGCTGATTTTGTAGCCTGCCCTCCAGACGACGAGGAAAAGGGTCCCTCAGCATCCAACCTCCCCTCTTAAAGATGTCCAGCCATGGCTTCGTCACCAAACCATCAGAACAACTTGTTTTCTACCCCCTTCTTATAGTCTCACATAAGGTTTCAAAATTCTCAGGTTTTCCCGACATCTCGGTTGCGAAGACTCCCAGAATCGCGAGGGAATAAAGCATGAAATCCTCCGATCAGAATTTCTGGGAAACCTGTGTATTTTGGGAAGGTTACCGCTGCATTTAGCATCTGTCTCACACTACTATTCATTACCAACCTGCAGCTTAGACAATGTTGAGAACATTGAAAATTGCCATATAGTCTCTGTATGACACACTTTTTTAGATGTTGGAGATGGAATGTTCCTAAAATAAAAACACTCTGGACTCCATATTCAATTCATATtcaattcatatatatatatatatatatataacaccaGTTAGGTTAGTTTACATCAACCTTAAAGTCTTGGGACATCAAATGATTGAAAGACACAGCAGTGAAGACTGCAGCTCTTCAGTACTGCTGTGTGGTACCCTACAGTTAGTGAGTGTagtcgtggtggtggtagtactgCTGTGTGGTACCCTACAGTTAGTGAGTGTagtcgtggtggtggtagtactgCTGTGTGGTACCCTACAGTTAGTGagtgtagttgtggtggtggtagtagtgctGTGTGGTACCCTACAGTTAgtgagtgtggtggtggtagtactgCTGTGTGGTACCCTACAGTTAGTGAGTGTagtcatggtggtggtagtactgCTGTGTGGTACCCTACAGTTAGTGAGTGTAGTCGTGTTAGTAGTAGTGTGGTTTTGGTCACCTATCATGTTCATGTTTTTGAGGTCTTATATACAGTATCAATTCTTTTTGTTATAAAATAAATCAACTTCAAAGACAACTGCTGAAAGTCTCTCTTGATGTTTCAGATGACGTTTTAGTTTGACTTTGGGAATTTATTAACTCCCTACCTACTGTTAGTATGAATGCTTAATTTAGGTTTCACTTTTAGAGGGGTTTTTTCAGCCTACATAGCACTGTGCTACTACTGTGTACTTTTTAAAACAGGAAGTGTGTTGAGTGCTGTGCAATATCTAGTATATTAGTGCAATGCAGGCTGAGCTGTGATCATTTTAGTACTCAACTCATAGTCTCTTGTGGACAGACATCGTAAAGATTTTAGTTCTGGGCTAACCAAGATTACTCATAGCAGAACTATCAGTAGCCATTGGGCACCTTGACTGAAAGGTCCCGGAAGTGTCTTGTGTGACCAGACGATGATAAACCAATGATAAGCACAACTGGCAAGAAGCCAATGGAAGGACATTCACTAGTAGACCATCTAGTACCATGTTGACACTAGGTTATAACCTGGGGCATCTTGACTGAAAGGTCTTAAGTTCTTCATGAAGTGTGACTGTTGTTTCTGTGTCTTCACCCattttgtgtagtgtgtgtgtagcttCCTCTATCCCTCTGACTTGGGCCAGTCGAGTGCTAGGAACATATATGTATCTAGGTTGGTGGAAGATGTAACAGACTGAGACGGTCAGAATGTctgacgcgcacacacacacacattctagggATGACGTCACCATTTGGGGGGTGCTTCTTGACAGTTTAGGCTGCAGATTTGGTCTGAGGGGAGTAGAATGGAACAGCTGTGTTCTGTAGAACACTACAGAATGTTTCAGAATGATGGAATGTTTAGAACAGACATGATTCTAATCCACAGGATGGAGATTCTACACATGACAAAATAGAACGTCTGATCTCTCCCACTTGGACTGAACACACACGGCAGACAATCTATAGATATTCTCAGACCACATTTTAGAtagcagcctggtctcagactagatgtaacatagtaaactaAGTCCGGAATACTCTAATTATTATGATaggttacatttggtatggttacataagacagaagatTACTTAAGGCCAAAatgaaagtagggtggttggacAGTTTTGTGTATAAcgcgaacgtctagcaacccaaaggttgtgtgttaGAATCTCAtgattttagctaattagcaacttttactactttttagctactttgaaaCTGCTTATCATGT
The genomic region above belongs to Oncorhynchus kisutch isolate 150728-3 linkage group LG16, Okis_V2, whole genome shotgun sequence and contains:
- the LOC109882635 gene encoding proline-, glutamic acid- and leucine-rich protein 1 isoform X2; this translates as MAATAAWMHGPANMRLTEGLLSVLKEQRPEYLPALLANYREHGVVSTQSSAAVGGLVGLSNAKLGNSKTRFEGLCLLSVLVKDSSSDVFQQHCLSWLRSLQQVIQSQAPLPSIQLAVGVLQDLLQYSSQLPELAREVGLNSILGILTSLLGLKSEFHLAAMEGMTACMTFYPRACGSLRDKLGACFLSKMDSVIPEVQEVACECYGRLPCLGGVLERGGGGRRAEGWTNQLHCLLASANGMLAQLYQSTESGMVPYEGPGVELPYPPLDDTDPLVLLQLQHRYRGVCLALKHTLGVDPASAVRLPVPQVLNLVCRALAVSSKSINVTGDGSVRLLVLPSIHNHTVKVLHALITAVGSGLVQYSSMLQRLFSQTLSAWTPLPETNLGQQRAFSAVRVSLYRTLELWVKVGGASAGVLQGSPTHSEILLAHLLGDITPGADSVRLRAGQSTVADLVSSKPCPKSRKPGLGMGNGGGASLQRKGDSLANQDTCVSALRALRQIILTSGTLLKEDIHKRLHDVVLPLCVRLQQQHGGDCGAGGVSGQYGSALPRRELYRLLLALVLVPPPRWPPPLTCTVSILSHGRRDRSLKVSSFCTEALTICNSLLHPRTPSLCLPLPPLTLKPSPATSLLTPSQASSLTLPTLLGGPFPGRHSLGLGHTLLGSLDNHLSLVPPGLSGQGSTPGDLLLSPHQGELAGLGLSEGQRPVFIRYDKEEAEDVEISLESDSDDSVVIFPRGMLMLENQDGISTVATLPVSSLVPGGVTLPVPGPGDDPGGDISLPLANDLPSTSLPHPLLPSSSAPNSINSFPPAPLASLVPPLNSTGVTQLGAPSVGLGVGADSLPGAQLQQMLLQGQSPVPGQPTPLGLPIQMLQNQLAQPSRALQQQQASEEDHSVININSSDEEEEEDEEMEDEDELGEEEDEEGLEDEEEEEEGSDFPDEEEEFYGEEFDDYEEEEGEEEEEEEEEEEEEGEIRPLDREGRRGGMGREEGEVLREVPEDGGMGGFCVEGEMEGGIEELGTNRRVYGEEGVKAQEVESIGVLEEEREGEEDDADGMNDPTMPQILCVTGGALEEREELGEGHGQEVGSCEQQGADRPEATPSSEGPTPQHKQEAEPAQEVRVGGSDQPSNQGEEPAKQGGDSAKEEVKPSAALIETEGEEPEREKGGEEGEEDGEEDVRGMKRKREGEEEGTGQGTEKKKLDEEVMASMLADFVACPPDDEEKGPSASNLPS
- the LOC109882635 gene encoding proline-, glutamic acid- and leucine-rich protein 1 isoform X1 is translated as MAATAAWMHGPANMRLTEGLLSVLKEQRPEYLPALLANYREHGVVSTQSSAAVGGLVGLSNAKLGNSKTRFEGLCLLSVLVKDSSSDVFQQHCLSWLRSLQQVIQSQAPLPSIQLAVGVLQDLLQYSSQLPELAREVGLNSILGILTSLLGLKSEFHLAAMEGMTACMTFYPRACGSLRDKLGACFLSKMDSVIPEVQEVACECYGRLPCLGGVLERGGGGRRAEGWTNQLHCLLASANGMLAQLYQSTESEGMVPYEGPGVELPYPPLDDTDPLVLLQLQHRYRGVCLALKHTLGVDPASAVRLPVPQVLNLVCRALAVSSKSINVTGDGSVRLLVLPSIHNHTVKVLHALITAVGSGLVQYSSMLQRLFSQTLSAWTPLPETNLGQQRAFSAVRVSLYRTLELWVKVGGASAGVLQGSPTHSEILLAHLLGDITPGADSVRLRAGQSTVADLVSSKPCPKSRKPGLGMGNGGGASLQRKGDSLANQDTCVSALRALRQIILTSGTLLKEDIHKRLHDVVLPLCVRLQQQHGGDCGAGGVSGQYGSALPRRELYRLLLALVLVPPPRWPPPLTCTVSILSHGRRDRSLKVSSFCTEALTICNSLLHPRTPSLCLPLPPLTLKPSPATSLLTPSQASSLTLPTLLGGPFPGRHSLGLGHTLLGSLDNHLSLVPPGLSGQGSTPGDLLLSPHQGELAGLGLSEGQRPVFIRYDKEEAEDVEISLESDSDDSVVIFPRGMLMLENQDGISTVATLPVSSLVPGGVTLPVPGPGDDPGGDISLPLANDLPSTSLPHPLLPSSSAPNSINSFPPAPLASLVPPLNSTGVTQLGAPSVGLGVGADSLPGAQLQQMLLQGQSPVPGQPTPLGLPIQMLQNQLAQPSRALQQQQASEEDHSVININSSDEEEEEDEEMEDEDELGEEEDEEGLEDEEEEEEGSDFPDEEEEFYGEEFDDYEEEEGEEEEEEEEEEEEEGEIRPLDREGRRGGMGREEGEVLREVPEDGGMGGFCVEGEMEGGIEELGTNRRVYGEEGVKAQEVESIGVLEEEREGEEDDADGMNDPTMPQILCVTGGALEEREELGEGHGQEVGSCEQQGADRPEATPSSEGPTPQHKQEAEPAQEVRVGGSDQPSNQGEEPAKQGGDSAKEEVKPSAALIETEGEEPEREKGGEEGEEDGEEDVRGMKRKREGEEEGTGQGTEKKKLDEEVMASMLADFVACPPDDEEKGPSASNLPS